The Bradyrhizobium sp. WSM471 genome includes the window TTGACCACCGGCATGAACTCTCCCGGCGAAACGTAGCCGCGCACGGGATGCCGCCAGCGGATGAGAGCTTCGGCCCCGACCAGGCTCGCGTCGATCAGGCGAACCTGGGGCTGGTAGAACAGCTCGAACTCGCCGCGATCCGCGGCAAGCGCTAGTTCACTCTCCAGCGTCAGCCGGTTCTCCAGCTCCTGCCGGATCGCGCTCTCGAAGACCACATAACCGCCGCGCCGCGTCAGCTTTGCCTTGGTCAGCGCAAGATGGCCATTGCTCAGGAGATCGTCGGCGCTGTGTCCGCCTTCCGGATGGACGGCGACGCCGATGCTGATTCTGACGCGGTGCTGCCGCGTGCCGGTCGCAAGCGGCGCTTCGAATGCGCGCGCGATGCGCTCGGCGAACTCTGCGATTGGCGGGTCGCCATCGGCGCCTTTGCGCGCAATGGCGAATTCGTCTCCGCTAAGCCGGGCAACGACAGCGCCGTCGCGCGCCTCGGCTTTCAGGCGACCAGCGACCGCCTGAAGCACGAGATCTCCGGCCGAATGACCCAGCATGTCGTTGATGCTCTGGAAGCCGTCGAGCCCGATCACGAGCAGCGCGACCTCGCAAGGGCGCTGCGCCGCATCCGCGATCATGCCGACCAGTCCTGCATGCAGCGTGTTGCGGTTGGCAAGACCGGTCAGCGCGTCGTACTCGGCGAGATATCTGACGCGTTCGGCCTCGCGCTTGCGGACCGAGATATCGCGCAGGATCGCTCCGTACTGGAAGCCGTCCGTTCCCTGCCAGCCCGAGAAGCTTGCCTCGACCGGGAAAGTTTCACCGTTCTTCCGCCGCCCTTCGAATTCAACGACGACCGCTCCGCCGGGGACCAGGAGTGCCTGGCGCGCGGCGTCGCGCATGGACGGCCTCGCGTCACCGTCCACCGACACGGCGCACAGCGTTTCGAACGGACGGCCGATGATCTCGGCGGGCATATAGCCGAAGATCGCACTAGCGCCGGGATTCCACACGGTGATCAGCTGATCTTCGTCGGTGCAGACGAGGCCATCGCCGAGCGACATCGCAATACGATGAAAGCGGCTTTCGGCGATGCGCCCCAACAGACCGCGGAAGTCGATTTCGTCGAGTGCGATCGCCGTCAGATAAGCCACAATCGCGATGTGGAACAGTGATGTGTCGATGATGAAGGGCCATCTTGCCTGCACGAGGACCGCAACCAGCTCGAAGGCTGCCCCGGCCGAGATCAGGATCGCGACGCGAATTCCCGGTCCGAAGCGGCGCCACGAAAACACCATCAGCAGGCAGATCACAGCGAGACCCAGGATCATGCCGGTATCGGAGGTCCAGCGCAGCATCCGGCTCTGGAGGATCGATTCCGCTGCCAGCGCCTGGAGGATGGGTCCGGAGATGATGCGGCCATTTGGAACGCTGAAGCGGTCGCCCAGTTCGAGCGCCGTCGCACCAATGATGACCTTCTTGTCTCTGAGCTTGTCGAGAGTTGCCGTGTTGCCGCGGAGCACGTCGACATACGAGACACTCGGAACGGAGCCCGCCCGAATGCTGAAATCGATCAGGAAAGGAGGCCGCCGATTGGCGTCCTGTCCGGCCAGCACGACGGCCATTGACGGCATCAGGGCATCACCGAGCTTCTCGCCGAATGGATAGCGGCGAACCAGCCCGTCGGATTCGATCGCGACATTGACCAGCGCCGGCCACGACTGATTGCTGAACGGCTTCAGGGGGCGATTGATGTGAGCTGCGCCGCCATTCGGCGTCGGCTGCTTGAAGGACGGCAGGATGGTCGAGCCGCCGGCCTCACGCAGCGCGTTGACGAAAGCCTCGTCGGAGGCCGGATCGGATGGCGAGCTGAAATCGACGTCGAAAGCGACGTCCCGCGCCCCCGCGGCCTCGAGCTTGCGCAACAATTCGCCGTGCAGCCGGCGCGGCCAAGGCCATACGCCGATCTGGTCGATCGAGGGCGCATCGATGGCCACCACGACGACGTTGCCGCTCGCGGGGCGCGATTGCCATGTGAACCGCAGGTCGGTCAGCGCGTTGCGAAGCGCACCATGCCACCCCGTGGACAGCACGATCGCCAGTGCGGTCACGACTAGAATATGCGGACGATAGCGCTTCACTCCGATCCTCCCGCGCACCCGCTTCTGCGGGTACGCCCCCTCATCCCCTGGAAATCGCCTCAGTGCTTGTTGTGGCCAAAGGCATTGCCGTGGCCATTGCTGCCGTTGCCGCCGCCATTGCCATTGCCGTTACCGTTGTTGCCCCTGCCGTTGCCGG containing:
- a CDS encoding EAL domain-containing protein, which codes for MKRYRPHILVVTALAIVLSTGWHGALRNALTDLRFTWQSRPASGNVVVVAIDAPSIDQIGVWPWPRRLHGELLRKLEAAGARDVAFDVDFSSPSDPASDEAFVNALREAGGSTILPSFKQPTPNGGAAHINRPLKPFSNQSWPALVNVAIESDGLVRRYPFGEKLGDALMPSMAVVLAGQDANRRPPFLIDFSIRAGSVPSVSYVDVLRGNTATLDKLRDKKVIIGATALELGDRFSVPNGRIISGPILQALAAESILQSRMLRWTSDTGMILGLAVICLLMVFSWRRFGPGIRVAILISAGAAFELVAVLVQARWPFIIDTSLFHIAIVAYLTAIALDEIDFRGLLGRIAESRFHRIAMSLGDGLVCTDEDQLITVWNPGASAIFGYMPAEIIGRPFETLCAVSVDGDARPSMRDAARQALLVPGGAVVVEFEGRRKNGETFPVEASFSGWQGTDGFQYGAILRDISVRKREAERVRYLAEYDALTGLANRNTLHAGLVGMIADAAQRPCEVALLVIGLDGFQSINDMLGHSAGDLVLQAVAGRLKAEARDGAVVARLSGDEFAIARKGADGDPPIAEFAERIARAFEAPLATGTRQHRVRISIGVAVHPEGGHSADDLLSNGHLALTKAKLTRRGGYVVFESAIRQELENRLTLESELALAADRGEFELFYQPQVRLIDASLVGAEALIRWRHPVRGYVSPGEFMPVVNSSALSERIGNWVMETACRQARAWELSGDRVRVAINLSPSQIHSGDLAHSVAEMLEATGLTPSLLELEVTEDILLHDEARVLDMFKRIQQLGVRVLFDDFGTGYASLSYLKKFPLDGLKIDRSFVLGLLANSDDAAIVGSTVGLSKQLGLTVVAEGIENRATADFLVSMGCEEGQGYFFGRPMPSEAFERQFLAAERDAVSAA